A region of the uncultured Fretibacterium sp. genome:
TCTTTCAGGATTAGTATAGCATATTCAATCCTTCTCTAAGGCGATTTGGTATGAGATAGCGGTAACCCCGTTTTTCCGAGTAAACGGAGTAAGCTCCGTGTGCGTTGCCATATTTGACGACGGGGAGAGGAAAGTAGACCCCGTCCACGCAGACTCGATAACACCTGTTACCTGTTGCCCGACACGCTGGAGTCTGGGAGCAGGCATAGTACACCCATAACGCCCACTCCCTGGAACGTGTGCACCATCTGTCTTCTTTGTTATCCAGGACATATTCATCCTGTCGATCTCTCGACCGAGAACGGTACCGCGTCAGAAGAATTTCTGCTCGCGACGGTTTTTCTACGACGAATGCTCTGTGGGCGGGATCCCAGTAATTGCGCTCCCCCTGCTGCTCCAGGGAGGGCTCCCACGTCTGGGCCAGGACATCCGGCAGGATGCTCCTCCATTTGGGGGTGTGCGATTCCCTGCAATCAATTCCCAGTTCGGAGGATAGCCTGGAGGACACTTGTTTCAGTGTACATTCATCCGGGCTCTCGATCGATGGAAGATGGAACGAGAGCTCCTCACCGAGGCGAAGAGTGCGGAGTTTAAGGTTTATCCTGTCGCACATACTCTGGATCTCCTGTCGTAGTTCTTCCGGGAAAAGCCCCTCAAAGCGAGAGCGCAGCGTTCCATCAGAAGAGCGTACCGTGTGTAATGCAGGGGGTACGGGAAAATAAATTCCAACTCCATAATTTCGTCTGTATCGGTATTGAACCATCCCCGACTCCTCCAGCAGACGAAGGATATTCCATTTTGCTGAGGGAACTCCTGTTTTGTATATTTTATCGATCATCTCGATGATGTCTTGAGCGCTGAGACCACGCCTTCGGGCAAATCGAGCTGCAAGGATTTCGATCAGATCGGAGGCTTTTTGAGGCAATGCGTCAAATCCTTCCATTGTGCTAAAGGAGCAATGCGGTCCCTCAGCGCCGGCTTCCATCTCTACAGGATGTCTTACAGAGGCAGCCCAATGGTTGGGAACCAGGCCGTCTTCCCCAAGCTGCCCCAGCCTTCTTACATTCAGCCATTCTTTTTCATTTTTGGCTTGCTTGAGCGTGAGAGGCCATGGGATCCGGCGATAAACGTTGATTTCTTTAACGAAAGAAGGCTCTCCGTCAATTCCGTCAAGATGAAGCGTGATGGTCTCCGCTTCCAGGGGCGGACAATGGTCCGGGAAATGTTGACCATCGTTTCTTTCAATTAAGCTGGAGCAGGAGTTCCACGGCAGACAACATTTCACCGGTAGACGATTCCTGACGACCGGTTTGTAAGAGGGACGAAACAGGTAACCATTGCGTCCCCCCGGAGAGGTATAACGTATTCCTTCGATAAGAATCCTTTCTTTGGGAGGGCTTCCTAAAATGGACAAGGGGGGACACCCATCATAGCTCTCATAAAGCTCTTGGAGATCAAGGCGATCGGAGCACCCCCACAGCTTGGCATCGCCATCTTCTTTCTTCGATATGGGTTCCCAGACAGCGATTTTTAAATCGTAAAGAACGTTGCAACGCCCGATCAAAATGACTTCGCCCCTGCGGGGTAGTTTGTGACAGCTTCTCCATACGCCATCCTCATCTTGCATAAAACCAAGACAACCATTATCGATTTGTTCTCGAAAAGTTTCAATATGATTGAGGTGTTTTCTGAGATAAGACAAAATGTCCTGCAGAGGGGAGAAAGACTTGAGAATACGCGGGAACAAGCAGCGTCTCTGTTCTATTTGGAACAGAAATCCCTGGTTCTCATCCTTGACGACTATCTGGTAACGCCCCCAGCGAACGTGTTTGTCCAGTAGCGTATCCCAGACGATCCCTTCGACAGCTTGCCAGAAGGGTAAGCAGACGGCCTCTTCAAGAGAAGACGTGCGGTCAAAAAGGTTAAATTCCTCGATAAAGGCGGAATTATAATTGTTTAACGTTAAACTCCTCTTCACCCTTTCCTTAACCTCTTTGATAAATTTTTCATCCTGTAAATTCGCGTCAATGCCCTTGATGACGCCCGTGAGCTTCTCGTAGTCCTTATAAGCCGGGAAAGCCAGTCGTTTCGAGTACCCGATGCGTGTTTCTCTCCCAATATCTGTGGGTAATTGCAGAGGACGATAGTCCGGATGGTTACGAAGAAAAGCATCGAGCAACTGCCACAGCTGCGGCAACAGCTCCAATGCTCTTTCTATAGGTTTGAAACCCAAAAGCTCTTGTAAGCGCTTCCGAAAATTACCCTCACCAACCGTCTCCTCGTCCATAGTCGCGGCCAAAAGGCTTAAAACAAGCGGAGGTAAAAGTTCATTAGCGTTTAGGGTGGCAAAACGATCTTCTAGGATCTTGCTATCAAAAAGTCTCTTAAAATCATTTACTGCATCTTGGGGGGGCAGGTTGGAAGCAAAACCTAAAATCTCTTTAGAGATACAAAGACGTGTAACCGGTTCCTGTTTTCCGTTAAAATTATCTGGAAAGAAGAAATGGTTCAACAAACATTGATGCCATTGCTTAACGTTCATTAGGCGATCTCCCTTCCGATAACGAGTTGTTGCCTTTTTAAGGAAGCGCAAACCAAGTCCTCTTAAAAAAGTTTAACATAAATACGGCCTGCTTCCCTTTGACTTGTGACTTGTTTTACGAGTTCAAGCTCTGCAAGGACGATTGCTTCTTGTTTCTTGATGATAGGGCGAGGGGGCTCTCTCTGCTCAAGCGTCCACGGAAGCTCTCTTCCCCAAAAACCGCCGGGTCGACAGAAAGGGGCTGTCCTTCACGGCGAAGCGGTAGGGGTAACCGGCCGCCTCCCCCGAATAGTCCACGTTGATGCGCGGTGTCGCGGCGACGCGGGCGTCGGGGATCGACTCCCCCTCGGAGAGGAACAGCGTGCCGCCCGTCAGGTCCGTCCCGTTCTGCTCCCGCGAGATGCACAGGGCCCGGCAGAGCCGTCCGGGGCCGCCGCACAGCTTCCGGGCGTCGTCCGTCCCCCGGCGCTTCCTCATGAGGCCAAGCCCGAAGCGAGGCTCCAGCGCACGAATCAAAACGGCCTCGGGAAAGCCCTCAGGGCCCGCGACGACGTTGAAGCAGTGGTACATCCCGTAGATCAGGTAGACGTAGGCATAACCGCCAGCGCGGAACATGACCTCCGTGCGGTGCCCCGGCCGGGCGGCCGGGATGCCGAAGGCGTGGCAGGCGGCATCTGTGGGGCCGGCGTAGGCCTCCGTCTCGACGATAATGCCCCCAGCGGTCCCCTCCGACGCACGATGGATCAGGACCTTCCCCAAGAGGGCGCGGGCCGTCTCGACCGCCCCCCGGAGGCAGAAGGACCGGGGGAGGGGCGAGAGGTCGGGCGGAAGGTCAGACATGTCCGTCCCCGCGGGGGGCCAGGGCGGGAGGAAAGCGCTCCCGCAGCCGGCGGAAGACGCCGGGGGGAACCATGTCGTGCACCGTCCCACCGAACTGGAAGATGTCGCGGATGACGCTGCTGGAGAGGTACGAATATTTGGGGTCGGTCACGATGAAGAAGGTCTCGAT
Encoded here:
- a CDS encoding DNA-3-methyladenine glycosylase encodes the protein MSDLPPDLSPLPRSFCLRGAVETARALLGKVLIHRASEGTAGGIIVETEAYAGPTDAACHAFGIPAARPGHRTEVMFRAGGYAYVYLIYGMYHCFNVVAGPEGFPEAVLIRALEPRFGLGLMRKRRGTDDARKLCGGPGRLCRALCISREQNGTDLTGGTLFLSEGESIPDARVAATPRINVDYSGEAAGYPYRFAVKDSPFLSTRRFLGKRASVDA